In Setaria italica strain Yugu1 chromosome I, Setaria_italica_v2.0, whole genome shotgun sequence, the genomic window GTTGTCGCTCCCGCCCCGACCATGTCCGCCGGATGTCCTCCACTGTCCCACCGGCGGCATCACCGCCACCTTGCCTCGCCGCCCCAcgcccgccaccaccgtcgGGCCAGCCTGTTGCCGCTGGCCCTCTCCTTTAAACCTGCCGAAAACAGATGAACCCCCTAACCCCAAACCCAACCCCTAGCCCCCAACCCTAACCAAGTCCGCCGGAGTTCCATTGGAGACGAGGAAGACGCTGATCTCGGACAACGTAAGCAGCACAGGCTGATGGGAGAAAATGGAATGCTCAGTCTCCCTAAAACACTTGAGTGCAGTTTAGATTTCCCTAAAAAAACACTTGATTTTTTCCTTAGCACTAAGTTAGATTTGACCTCATCCATAGATCTTGAAGTTGGATGGCTGAGAACACTCTAGCACCAAAACAATAGTACTAGCAAAAACCTATGATTATAGAAAAAATCCAAATATTTTTATCTGCATTGCCAGGATTCTAAAGATATAGTTGAACCACCCGTAGCGCTACACATAGTATAATGGTAAGTATGCATGCAAAGGCCGACCGACAAAGAACACACAAGGACGGAGCCAGGTAGGGGCCACGACCCAGTGCTCAAACATTTTCCACTATATTTCATTTGGTTTGGATCAAAATTTAGTTTAGCCCTTATTTCTAACAAACTTGTATGATATAATTTGCCCGACTCTCTCTTGTTTCAGTCCTGGCTCCGTTCTTGACATAAATATTTTATCTGCAAATGAAAAATTTATGAAGACATGAGTTGAACCACCATGACGCTACACGTAGCATGATGGCAATGGCATGATACAGAACACAGACAACTAGTAGCACGCTTCGCGCACGCACACGGACAGCTTAGCATCGACGCAGCTACACGCTCAAGATCCCAATGAAAGATCACATGGCGTTTGATGTCATCCCCATCATGGCTCGTATTCGCTTTTGCTTAACTTGCAGGTTTGACTTGTGCCCAAGCACACCCAGCATCAACATGTGCATCAATCCCCGCGCCGCGTGCTCGACGCATCACCACTCCTCCCAGCTCGCATCATGAACGACCTCCGATCCCATGCCGCCATGGCGTTGCTCGCATAAACAAAACGGCAGGTCAGCCACACTCCTGGCGCGCGCCGCACTGATCGCATGGTTCCCATATggatcgccgccggccggggtgCGTGCTCGGATCCCGCAGCGGGGctgggctggctggctggcagcgggtggcgcgcgcggcggggcggggcggagcGCGGAGGGAGAGGCACGGCACGGGCATGTGGGCGCAGCCGgcgagccggcgcggggcgctctTCGTGCTGGTCACGTGGGACAGGCGGAATACACGTTTCCATGCTCTGGCCCCCGGAATCTTTGTTCCGAGGCCGACATGATCCACCGCAACCCGCTCCGGCGATCGTACTCGCACCCCAAATGAGAGACTTGTTAATGCCCCGCGCGTCCACGCACGCATACGCTTCGTTTTCATCAGCTGTATAAAAATCCGGCTTCGTTTCCACATCCATGCTTTGTTATTCTCTATGACGCGACCCAGCTGCAGCTTCTTGGTATCTGCAAGTCAAACCTGGGTGTTGGAACTGAGAGGCTAGGCGAGGAGGGCGCAGCGAAGTGGTTTCTGGCGTTGTTTGCGCTGGTCCTGAGGCACGGCTGATCCCGATGCGGCGGTCTTCGCTCCGCGGTTCATGCGACGAAGCCAGTGTGGCTCCGGCCCTCCCTCCCGTTTACTACGCCTGCTAGCTCCTAGGTTTAGGGTAACTTGCAGTGTCACCCGGAGCAGAAAAATCGAGGTAAACCTttcaagggggtgtttgggaacaccgtgttaaagtttaacacctgtcacatcggatgtttggatgctacttaggagtattaaacataggctaattataaaactaattgcacagatggagtataatttgcgagatgaatctattaagtctaattagtccatgatttgacaatgtggtgctacagtaaccatttgctaatgatggattaattaggcttaatagattcatctcaccaattagcatagggttctgcaattagttttataattagctcatgtttagaccatttaattagcatccgaacatccgatgtgacactgttaaagtttagcaccttgtatccaaacacccccaagccTCTACTGCTGCTCACTGCTGTTTCGTTGATACTTGCTACTTTTGTAGGTGGACAGGGCCAGCTTATCCGCATCCCGTGCGCGTGGTTGACTAGACTATACACATCCACGATCCACTCATGACATCATTTTTATCCCCTTCCCCATCAGGAACGCACTGACGCGGTACAAGCGACCGCATACGCGAACATTTGCAGCAACTGTGGCGTGGCGGATGAGGTCCAAGGGGACGGTGGTGTGACGCGCTGCGGCACTGACCCAGCGCACACCGCGTGTAGGCGCAAGGCTACAAGCGCGATGGGGGCAGAACAGACcaggccggcagcggcaggtAGGGCCACCGGCCAGAGGGAGCCAAAGCTCCGGCGACAGAACTGGGCAGCACCCTGCCCTGCTCCTGTGTTAATGGTGAGCCTGCGCGCCCACCCCCAGGGGCCAGGGTGCATGCACTGgctggcaaacaaaacccctgcGAGCTCGCCTGTCCGAATCTACGACATCAATCTGGCAGATGCTCCGTGTCTCAAAAAAGACGCCTTTTTTCCAGCGTCTGTTGCCCCATCGACCATATCCTCTTCTTGATCTCTTCAGGGTATGTAGCGCAATGAAAAAGGCTCGAGAGGGAGCAAGACGACGACGATCTGGAGAGCGAAGTGCCAACCAACGGACAGGGGTAAATTAAGGGCCGAGTCTTGTTGAACATAAAAATAAGGGCCGGGGAATTGTTTTACGTCTCCCTTTTCTATTTTCTGCTCATCACGTCACATGAGGCAGTTGGATTATTTTAGACCCTCCCGGGGTTTTATTAAGACACGGGCGACTGGTGTTCCTGCTGCGGTGTTCAAGTTACGTCACGTTCACACGAGGGGAAGAAGCGCTCGGCACCGGTCGTTGCGTCCCTTTGCCCGAGAGCAGCAGTTGAGCTGTTAGATGAGCAGGAGATATGATGCAGACTTATCGTATCATATCTTGTACTAGTGAAGACAATATAATCTGTCCACTAAAAAAACGGCAACAATAAGCAGCGAATTCGCCTTCGTTTCCCACCAAGATTTGCCCGCGAGGTAGAGGCGTTTTGGCCACCAAGATCACCGGCGCGCACATTCCTTTCCGATTTGCGTTACTACTACGATCCGAGCACGAACAGTGGGTGGATCGGAGGCGGGCGGGCCCCGGCGGCAGCAGAAGGCGACGCCGACTGCCCGCGGCACGCATCGCCGGCGACAAAAGGAGAAATGGAAGGACGCCCATCCGCGCGCGCGTGACGAGGCGCGGGCGCACGCCTGCCTCGCCTTGGCTTTGGCTCGACCCGGCGCGGCCCCGTCCCCGGCGCACGTCAGCGGCGTCTCCGCGCCGTGCCTGCCCGCCCGCCTTGTCTGGTTGCTGTCCACAGACCCCCACGGGCCCCGCCGCTCGCTGGTATCGGGCCCTCCTCGCTCCTGTGGCTGCTGGCTTCGTCCACGGCTCCGCCACacacctcaccgccgccgccgccgagccgcgtGGGCTCGtgaggcgggcgggcgcgcaCGCTAGCGCAAGCGGGGCCGGGCCTCCCTCCTCCGTTGCTGACGGCGCCGGTACGGGATCCGCCGCTCGCGACGGTGGTAGGAAACTAGGAACTAGGAACCCGGTATAGCTGGGCCAAGGGGGGAAACGGGTTGACTCGCCACATGCCTGTGCTTGGGGATTTTCCAGTGAAACGAATAAACATCATGCAAGGGGTCCTCggataaagaaaagaaagcagATCTCGCGGAAGGGAAAGTATGTGTCGCGCGCGTCATGTGGAAGACACggcaagtctgaaacctttttATGATGAGCATGTTGCATTATCAAAGTCAATGCATCCTTTTAAGTTCTTTCCACCATGAGCCCTTTTTTTTTAAGCAGCCACCCGACTTGTTAAACTGTCACCACATCACCCCGTCGACCCGGCCTGTCCCTCTGTGCTTGTGCTTGCCGCAAGGAAATGACGCAAGGGCATCCATCTAATCTAAACATAATGTACTTGACCTTGAACAACCGCTCCATTTAGATGGAAGAAGACGTACTCGGCCGGTCTTAAACAAGCATCCTAGGTTCCAAATGGAGTGTCGCGTTAACAATGTCCGGTGGCAAAGTGAAGCAAACGACGTTTCAAGCAACGTAAAAGCAAACGATGGATCGGATCATCGGAAATTAAACGAATTTCATGTACGGTTGCCGGTCAAATAAGACCATGAATTTATACTGCAATAGCAATGCCTGGTACCAACCGTGGCAAATTTTTTATACTGCAATAGCAGGCACAACTTCACACACGTTGACACGACAAGCCTATGTTCAATCTATTCATCACACCAGAAAGCACAAGTAAACTCTGAATGAGCAGTAAAGTTTGAGATAGCAAAATATttgtgtttggatacaccccgctaaagtttagcacctgtcacattgaatgtttatatgctaattaggagtattaaacataggttaattaaaaaactaattgcacaaatggaatctaattcgcaagacgaatctattaagcctaattagtccatgatttgaccatatggtgctacagtaaccatttgctaatgatggattaattaggcttaatagattcgtctcacgaattagcacaggggttctgcaattagttttgtaattagctcatatttagtcctcctaattagcatccgaatacccaatatgacactgctaaagtttagcacctagtatccaaacacccccagatAGTCTAGATATTTAGATAGACCGGTACGCCACGGGTTCACAGCATGACAGACCAAATATAGATAGTCCAGTACCAAATAAACTAAgggggtgtgctaaagtttattGGATAcctcgtgctaaagtttagcacctgtcacatcggatgtttggatgctaattaagagtattaaatataggttaatcaaaaaactaattacacagatggagtctaattcgcgagacgaatctattaaacctaattagtccatgatttgataatgtggtgctacagtaactatttgctaatgatggattaattaggcttaatagattcacctcgtgaattagcatcggggttctgcaattagttttataattagctcatatttagtcctcctaattagcatccgaacatctgatgtgacacttactaaagtttagcactcagTATCACCCCCTAGAATATCCGTATAAATAAACTAGATAGGTCCAAATAAACTAAAATAGAACTGTACTTTATAAAGCTGATTAAATTCAGCTTACATCCAAAGCGAGCTGAAGCTGCCATATCAAGATCCTTAGGTAACTCCATCAAGAGCCTGGCAAGGATACACCATCAGTAAGTTCTCTGAATTTTACAACCTCAGTAAACTAACTTTAACTAAGTAAATTCAGATATATATACTAACATACCTTAAATTTATTCAGCAAATAATTTCTTCTTCAAAGACTTAATTGTACTGCATGATCAGCCTTTTCTTCGTCTGACATTACCCTAACTGCAGTCTGAAGTTCTAATTTACCTCGCATAAATAGTTTCATAAAAAAGTGAGATGCAAGCCATTGACACACAGCAAAAGCAAAGAGTAACAACTATAATAAGCCAAGAACTGTAAGAAAGGTGCGACCATATGACTACAAAGACCTAGTGACTCCACAAGAAGTAATTTGTCCTGTTAGTTGAGTCTGCATATCACGTGTAAAACTGAACTTCAGAGTGTCTTCTTGATGACCAGTGAATAATAGGACTAAGTTCTAATTTCAGTTCTGCCTCAAAACATACACAAGGGGATACTGTTTATCTATGACAAGAATGAACTTGAACATGCACGACAATAATTTGAATGCAAGCATTTTGGGGGCCAAGCGATTTGAGGTCTCCAGCAAGCATTTTGCATTCTCAGAAAATGAATCGGTTCTAATTTGAATGTAATCTCTGATTTTTCAGAGCAAATTCAGAATACATTGACAATAATTTCTTACCATGTCGTTGGATCCAAAGCTTGAGGATTCATCCATGAATAAGACATCGGACTACCACCTTGGCCTCAGCAAGCTCCATGAGGTTGAATCGCTGGTGGAAAACGGCTGATTGAGGTGGGGACACCAGTGAAGCAGGACGCGGGCTGAAAGGGGGCAGCACCTTCCGCCGTTCCTGCACCCTGCAGCTCCGCCATGGCTGCCGTGCTGCATTTGCCCTTCCTCTGCAGTGCCGCTGCCACGCCATTGTCCCTCGACGCAGCAGTCGTGGCCTTCCGCTCCCGTGCCGATGCTGGCCCCTTCCGCTCCCGAGCCAACCTCACACCCTTCCGCGCCAAATCTCCGGGAAGCCTCGCCGCACAAGATCACTCTGCGCCATCGTCTCTAGGAACTGGTCGTACAACGGAGCGCGAGCGGGCGATTCAACCTGGGAGCACGAGCTCCTACCATCCTCTCATGAGGCGACGACGCCATCCTCTCCCTTCGTTAAATGATCGCCACGTCATATGAATTTGTCAGCATGTCTACAAATAGACGAGCTGCAGACGGCCGTTGTACATACCCTTAGCGTAGCGCTCTGATTCTTAGCATCCTACCGTTCATTTCATGTATATCTAACCGCTAAAGCCGGCACACCTTATAAATATATCTAACGTTAGAAATCTTGGCGTACTAGCGGAGCACCTCACTTCTTGGCATCCTGCCACTCATTTCCAGATATCGAACTTTTTTTTGAGACGGAGGTTGAGATGTCAAGCATTATTTTCTCCTTTTTGAGTGGATACGAAGCATTTATGTGAGATCCCGTTCCACACTTGCACGGACCAAAAACCCCACAACACCGATCGGTGTTCCTCACGGGAGTTCCTCGATCACCATGCACCAAGCCCGCAACAGCACGCACCGAAACTCACGGGCTTCACACCCTGTCACACGTGATGCAGCTCCACGCGCCGCTCAACAACTGGATCTCGACGCTGTCCCCTACACGAGCCCCTTCACGCTATCCCGGCGCCCTGTCTCCCACTTCCCGCTCGCCGAACGGGGCACTTATAAGCCGGAACGGGGTCGGTTTACTCCTGCTCGTTACCGTGAGAACAGGCGCCAGTTACACACGACACCGACCCGCCCGTCTtcgtctcctccacctccgtaCCCCGCTCAGCCTCCTCCACCGGCTCTCCCTCGCCGCGGTGCGTGCGTCCCCGATGATCACGTTCGCAGACCTGACggagccggccgcggccggcgccgacCGATGCGTGGACCGGCAGCTGTGGCTGGCCTGCGCGGGCGGGATGTGCACCGTGCCTCCCGTGGGCACCAGCGTCTACTACTTCCCGCAGGGCCACGCGGAGCATGCGCTCGGCCTCGCCGGTGCGGCCGACCTCTCCGCGGCTCGCATCCCGGCGCTGGTCCCctgccgcgtcgccgccgtgcgATACATGGCCGACCAGGACACCGACGAGGTCTTCGCCAGGATCCGCCTCGTCCCGCTCCGCGCCGGGGAGGCGGACGCCGGCCTCGAGGACGACCCCGCCGCGGACGACGAGCAGGAGAAGCCGGCGTCGTTCGCCAAGACGCTGACGCAGTCCGACGCCaacaacggcggcggcttctccgTGCCGAGGTACTGCGCGGAGACCATCTTCCCGCGGCTCGACTACGCCGCCGACCCGCCTGTGCAGACCGTCGTCGCCAAGGACGTGCACGGGGCCGCGTGGAAGTTCCGCCACATCTACCGTGGCACGCCGCGCCGGCACCTGCTCACCACGGGGTGGAGCACGTTCGTCAACCAGAAGAAGCTCGTCGCGGGCGACTCCATCGTGTTcctccgcggcgacggcggggacctccacgtcggcatccgccgCGCCAAGCGTGGGttctgcggcgccggcgggggcgggggcggaggcgaggaAGCACTCCCGATGCCCGGGTGGGACCACTACGCGGGCATGATGCGAGGCAATGTGAGCCCGTGCGGGTCCGCCAAGGCGCGGGGCAAGGTCCGCCCGGAAGACGTGGCTGAGGCAGCGAGGCTGGCGAGCGCCGGCCAGCCGTTCGAGGTGGTGTACTACCCGCGCGCGAGCACGCCGGAGTTCTGCGTGCGCGTCGCGTCGGTCCGCGCGGCGATGCGGGTTCAGTGGTCGCCGGGGATGCGGTTCAAGATGGCGTTCGAGACCGAGGACTCCACCCGGATCAGCTGGTTCATGGGCACCGTCGCCGGCGTCCAGGTCGCTGACCCCATCCGCTGGCCTCAGTCGCCGTGGCGCCTCCTTCAGGTACGCAGCAGCTACCACTTCTCAGCTACTCCAACACAAATCTTTAGCGCTCGGTGCTCACTGCTCAGCTGTTGAATTGGCGACCGCGCTGCAGGTGACCTGGGACGAGCCGGACCTCCTGCAGAACGTGAAGCGGGTGAGCCCGTGGCTGGTGGAGCTCGTCTCGAGCATTCCGGCCATCCACCTCGCCTCCTTCTCGCCGCCGCGGAAGAAGCCACGCATCCCGGCGTACCCGGAGTTCCCCTTCGAGGGACAGCTCCTCAACCCGGCATTCCCGCCCACCCCACTGTCGCacggccaccacggccaccactACCTCCACACCCACCCGTCCTTCTTCCCGTTCCCGGACGGCAGTGCTCCTGCAGCCATACAGGGAGCCAGGCATGCGCAATTTGTTCCACCTTTATCAGATCTCCACCTTACCCACCTGCAGTCGAGCCTGCTGTACCccggcctccgccgtcccgATCACGTCGGTCGGGCGGCTCCCATCCCGGCAAGAATCAGCACCGACCTGACcatcggcggcgcgccggcgcgcgACGACATGTCGTGCGCGCTGTCCATCGGCGCCGACAAGAAGCAGCCCGGCGGCGCCAAGCCGGCGGGGCTAGTGCTGTTCGGGCGGACCATACTGACCGAGCAGCAGATGAGCCTCAGCGGCTCCGCCGGCGCGACCTCTCCGGCGGCGACCGGGAACGGCTACATGAACTGGAACGCCGACAAGGGCCCCAACGCCTCGGAGGGCTCGGGCTCCGGCGTCATCCAGAACAGCCCGACCAAGAACGCGTCGTCGTCGGAGCGGCCTCCGTGGTTCACCGAGCTTGCCGGGCTGGAGCCCGGGCAGTGCAAGGTGTTCGTCGAGTCCGACACGGTCGGCCGCAACCTCGATCTCTCGGCGCTGGGATCGTTCGACGAGCTCTACGGCCGCCTGTCCGAGATGTTCTGTATCGAGAGCGCGGAGCTGCGAAGCCGCGTGCTCtaccgcggcgccgccggcgacgtgaAGCACGCCGGCGATGAGCCGTTCAGGTAAAAATCACATCGACATGCTTTTGAATTCGACAACTGATACTACAATGTAAAGGATCATACGTGCTGATGCACATTGCCCTGCCATTTCAGCGTTTTCGTCAAGTCGGCACGGAGGA contains:
- the LOC101786375 gene encoding auxin response factor 8; protein product: MITFADLTEPAAAGADRCVDRQLWLACAGGMCTVPPVGTSVYYFPQGHAEHALGLAGAADLSAARIPALVPCRVAAVRYMADQDTDEVFARIRLVPLRAGEADAGLEDDPAADDEQEKPASFAKTLTQSDANNGGGFSVPRYCAETIFPRLDYAADPPVQTVVAKDVHGAAWKFRHIYRGTPRRHLLTTGWSTFVNQKKLVAGDSIVFLRGDGGDLHVGIRRAKRGFCGAGGGGGGGEEALPMPGWDHYAGMMRGNVSPCGSAKARGKVRPEDVAEAARLASAGQPFEVVYYPRASTPEFCVRVASVRAAMRVQWSPGMRFKMAFETEDSTRISWFMGTVAGVQVADPIRWPQSPWRLLQVTWDEPDLLQNVKRVSPWLVELVSSIPAIHLASFSPPRKKPRIPAYPEFPFEGQLLNPAFPPTPLSHGHHGHHYLHTHPSFFPFPDGSAPAAIQGARHAQFVPPLSDLHLTHLQSSLLYPGLRRPDHVGRAAPIPARISTDLTIGGAPARDDMSCALSIGADKKQPGGAKPAGLVLFGRTILTEQQMSLSGSAGATSPAATGNGYMNWNADKGPNASEGSGSGVIQNSPTKNASSSERPPWFTELAGLEPGQCKVFVESDTVGRNLDLSALGSFDELYGRLSEMFCIESAELRSRVLYRGAAGDVKHAGDEPFSVFVKSARRITILTDAGSDNLGS